A window of Candidatus Zixiibacteriota bacterium genomic DNA:
GACATATCGACCAGACGTATTATCCGCCTGACCAGCTTGCGTTCGTAACCGGCATTGACGATCTCGCGCTGGCCCATGTCGCTTTCAATATACATCTTCAATATCGGATCGAGCTTTTCGTAGGGCGGAAGGTTGTCGGTATCTTTCTGGTCGGGGCGAAGTTCGGCCGAGGGTGGTTTGGTGATGATCGAACGCGGGATAATCGTTTTTCCCCGCAGGTGATTGTAGTAACGCGCCAATTCGAACACCAAAGTCTTGTAGACATCCTTGAGTACAGCGAAACCTCCCGCGGAATCGCCGTAAATAGTAAAATACCCGACTGAAACTTCGGATTTATTTCCGGTCGTCAGTACAATCCAGTTAAACTTGTTCGAAAGTGCCATCAGGATATTACCACGAATCCTGGCTTGCAGGTTCTCCTCGGTGATATCTTCTTTTAAGCCTGCAAACTGCTCCGACAGGAGAGCTTTGAAATGCGCAAAAGGTTCATCGATTGCTATCTCGATCAAGTCGACATCCATGTTTTCAGCCAGCTTGCGCGCATCGCGATGTGATTGTTTTGATGTATATTCAGACGGCATGAACACCAGGTGCAGATGGTTCCTCCCCAACGCCTGCTCTGCGACAGCCGCGGTTAAAGCCGAATCTATTCCACCCGAAAGCCCGACCACGACCTCGGAGAAACCGTTCTTGCCGACATAATCACGCAGTCCCAGAACCAGCGCATCGAAAACTTCCTGTTCGGGTTTGAGTGGTTCGGGCAATTTATATGGTTTCTTCCTGCGTTTGCGCGAGGGCTTGAATTGGTCGAGCCTGATTTCCTCAACTTTGGGAAGCTGGGTCGGTATTTTAAATGAATACATCCGCTTGGTCACAGCCGAGGGGAGAATGTCGGCAACCACCAGGTCCTCCTCAAAGGCCTTACCGGCCGCCAGAAGTTCACCGTCGGGCATAAACACCATCGAGTTGCCGTCGAAAACCAGCTCATCCTGACCGCCCACAAGGTTGCAGTAGGCAAAATAGATATAGTTGGAACGCACAATCCGGCGAATCATATCCTGGCGGACTTTATTTTTATGAATATGGTAGGGCGAGGAAGATATATTTATCACCAGGTGAGCACCGTGCAAAGTCAATACTTCGGTAATCCCGGGCGAAACCCAGATATCCTCGCAGATATTTACCCCGAAACGAATCTTGCCGAGATCGAATATCATAGTTTTTTGTGCCCCAGAGAAGTAGCGCTTTTCATCGAAAACACCGTAATTCGGCAGGCAGAACTTGTCAATTCTGGCAATCTGCTGACCGCCGTGAATTATCGCCGCCGAATTCAGACCGGTCTTATCCAGATGAGGATAGCCGACAACCTGGATCGGTCTGATTTTTTCACGCCTGAGCTTCCTCAGGGATTTTTCGATATCGTCATGAAATGCCCGTTTTAAAAGCAGATCCTCGGGCGGATAACCACATAGCGCGAGTTCGGGATAAACCACGATATCGGCTCCGGCCACTTCCGCCTCGCGCCCATAATCGATGATCTTTTCGAGATTGTGGGAAAGATCGCCAACGGTTAAGTTGATCTGTGCTAAGGCTATTCGAATCCTGTCCGGCATAGCTCTTAATTAAAGCATTTCCAAGACGATGTCAATTCACAAAAAAGTGCTGAAAGCGCTTGCAAAGCGGTCGGCGGTTTGCTTATATTGATCTTTTTGATGTGAGAAAATTCACAAATTATGGATTACGATAATCTGGACGACAACCTCTTTCGCGACCTCGGCTTCAAATGCGGGCTCGAGGTCCATCAGCAACTCGATACGGCCAAAAAGCTGTTTTGCCGATGTCCGGTAGGCTACACCAACCAGCCCCCCGATTCATTGATTGTACGGCATATGCGACCGACCCTGTCGGAATTGGGTGAGTACGACGGCACCGCCCTGATGGAGTTCAAGACCAGAAAGGAAGTTGTCTACGAGCTTTTCCGGGACTGCGTATGCACCTACGAGATGGACGACACTCCGCCGTTTCCGATCAACCAGGAGGCGCTCGACTATGCTATCCAGATTGCGATGATGTTCAACTGCCAGGTGGTTGACGAACTTCATATCACCCGCAAGCAGTACCTCGACGGCTCGATTCCGACCGGTTTCCAGCGCACAGCCATAGTTGGCGTGGAGGGATGGATACCGTATCGGGGACGCAAGATCAGGATATACCAGCTGGCGCTGGAAGAGGATGCCTGCCGGGAGATGCACGATATCCGTCACCAGGTCCGTTTCCGCACCGACCGCTTGTCTACGCCATTGGTCGAAGTGGTCACTTACCCGGATATGCGGACGCCGACCGAGGCTATGGAGGTCGATGAAATTATCGGGCGGGTACTGCGTTCCTCCGGCAATGTCCGGCGCGGGATCGGTGCCACCCGCCAGGATGTCAATGTTTCGATTTCAGGCGGTACTCGCGTGGAGCTGAAAGGTATCGACAAAACCGGTTATATCA
This region includes:
- a CDS encoding NAD+ synthase, translating into MRIALAQINLTVGDLSHNLEKIIDYGREAEVAGADIVVYPELALCGYPPEDLLLKRAFHDDIEKSLRKLRREKIRPIQVVGYPHLDKTGLNSAAIIHGGQQIARIDKFCLPNYGVFDEKRYFSGAQKTMIFDLGKIRFGVNICEDIWVSPGITEVLTLHGAHLVINISSSPYHIHKNKVRQDMIRRIVRSNYIYFAYCNLVGGQDELVFDGNSMVFMPDGELLAAGKAFEEDLVVADILPSAVTKRMYSFKIPTQLPKVEEIRLDQFKPSRKRRKKPYKLPEPLKPEQEVFDALVLGLRDYVGKNGFSEVVVGLSGGIDSALTAAVAEQALGRNHLHLVFMPSEYTSKQSHRDARKLAENMDVDLIEIAIDEPFAHFKALLSEQFAGLKEDITEENLQARIRGNILMALSNKFNWIVLTTGNKSEVSVGYFTIYGDSAGGFAVLKDVYKTLVFELARYYNHLRGKTIIPRSIITKPPSAELRPDQKDTDNLPPYEKLDPILKMYIESDMGQREIVNAGYERKLVRRIIRLVDMSEYKRRQSPPGIKITPRAFGRDRRMPITQKYF
- a CDS encoding Glu-tRNA(Gln) amidotransferase GatDE subunit E (allows the formation of correctly charged Gln-tRNA(Gln) through the transamidation of misacylated Glu-tRNA(Gln) in organisms which lack glutaminyl-tRNA synthetase; forms a heterotetramer of GatD2E2) produces the protein MDYDNLDDNLFRDLGFKCGLEVHQQLDTAKKLFCRCPVGYTNQPPDSLIVRHMRPTLSELGEYDGTALMEFKTRKEVVYELFRDCVCTYEMDDTPPFPINQEALDYAIQIAMMFNCQVVDELHITRKQYLDGSIPTGFQRTAIVGVEGWIPYRGRKIRIYQLALEEDACREMHDIRHQVRFRTDRLSTPLVEVVTYPDMRTPTEAMEVDEIIGRVLRSSGNVRRGIGATRQDVNVSISGGTRVELKGIDKTGYIKRLTEIEALRQKALLEIKKDLGVRGISSDTIHAEKKDLSDIFKNT